CGCGATCTACCAGACGATCGACAAATACATCGAGTCGGTGCGCGACGACGCGCCCTGGTGCCCCGATAACATCGAATTCATCCGCCGCGTGAACGGCCTCGACAGCATCGACGACGTCCAGCGGATCGTGTTCGATGCCGAGTATCTCGTGATGGGCCTCGGCGACGTCTATCTCGGCGCGCCGGTGGCGACGCCGATCGATCCGCGCCACCGGCTCGTCACCACCAAATACAATCCCGCACGCACCTGGACCCCGCCCAACGTCGTCGGGATCGGCGGCGCCTATATGTGCATCTATGGCATGGAGGGCCCTGGCGGGTACCAGCTGTTCGGCCGCACCATCCAGGTGTGGAACGCCTGGCGCCAGACCGACGCGTTCCGCGACGGCAAGCCGTGGCTGCTGCGCTTCTTCGACCGGATCCGCTTCTTCCCGGTCAGCCATGACGAGTTGACCGAATGGCGGCGCGACTTCCCGCTCGGCAGGCGGGCGATCCGCATCGAGGAGGAGGTGTTCCGCCTCTCCGAATACCGCGCCTTCCTTGCCGAGAACGCGCCGTCGATCACGGCCTTCCAGACGCAGCGCCAGGCCGCGTTCGACGAGGAGCGCGCCGACTGGGAGCGCAACGGCGAGTTCGACCGGGTCGCCGCGCTGACCGAAGACGCGAGCGCCGGCGCCGCGGTCGCGGAGATCGACCTGCCCGACAAGTGCGAACTCGTCGAAGCCCCCTTCGGCGGCAGCCTGTGGAAGCTGCTCGTCGCCGAGGGCGCGAGCGTCACCGCAGGCGAGACGATCGCGGTGATCGAGGCCATGAAGATGGAATCGCCCGTGACCAGCCCGGTCACCGGCACCGTGCGCCGCATCTACGTGCAGGAAAAACAGCCGCTGGCGCCGGGCGGCGCTATGCTGGCGGTGGAGGTGGCATGACGGACCTGTTCGAAGCCGGCGCAATCGCCGCTGCCGTCTCGGCCGAGCGCACCGATGCGGTGACCATCGCCCGCGAAGCGCTGGCGCGGATCGAGGCCTATGCAGCGATCCAGCCGGCGGTGTGGATCACCCGCATCGCCGACGCCGACGTGATCGCGTCCGCGCGGGCCGTCGACGCACGGGTCGCGGCGGGCGAAGTCCTGCCGCTCGCGGGCGTGCCGTTCGCGATCAAGGACAATATCGACCTTGCCGGCGTACCGACCACGGCCGCCTGTCCCGACTTTGCCTATATCCCGGTCGCATCGGCGGAAGTGGTCGAACGCCTTATTGCGGCCGGCGCGATTCCGATGGGCAAGACCAATCTCGACCAGTTCGCGACCGGGCTCAACGGCACGCGTAGCCCCTATGGCGCGCCCGCCTGCGTGTTCAACCGTGCCTATGTCAGCGGCGGATCGAGCTCGGGCTCGGCGGTCGCGGTCGCAGCGGGACTCGTCGCGTTCGCGCTCGGCACCGATACCGCAGGATCGGGCCGCGTCCCCGCCGCGTTCAACGGGCTGGTGGGCATGAAGCCTACCAAGGGCCGCTGGAGCACCACCGGCCTCGTCCCCGCCTGCCGCACGCTCGATTGCATCACCGTGCTCGCGCACAGCACTGCCGATGCGCGCGCGGTCGACGCGGCGGTCGCCGGCTTCGACGCCGCCGATCCTTACTCCCGTCCCCGGGAGGACCGCCCCGTCACCCCGCGCCGGATCGGCGTGCCCCGTCCCGACCAGCGCCTCTTCCTCGGCGATGCCGCCGCCGAACACCTGTACGAGCAGGCACTGGCGACGTTCGCAGCCGATGGCGCCGAACTGGTCGACATCGACATGACGCCGCTGCGCGAGACCGCGATGCTGCTCTACGGTGGCCCCTGGGTCGCCGAGCGGACCGCCGCCGCGCGACCGCTGCTCGACGACCATCCCGAAGCGATCGACCCGGTGGTCTGCGCGATCCTGGAGGACGGCCGCTCGGTCAGCGGCATGGAGGTGTTCGAGGGCCAGTACCGCCTCGCCGCGCTGCAGCGCATCGCCGACGCGATGTGGCAGGACATCGACCTGCTCGCGCTGCCGACCACGCCGACGATCTACCGCATCGCCGAGATGCGCGCCGCGCCGATCGCGCTGAACAGCAATCTCGGCCTCTATACCAATTTCGTGAACCTGCTCGACATGGCCGCGCTGGCGCTCCCCGCCGGGTGGCGCGACAACCGCACCGGCTTCGGCATCACGCTGATCGCGCCCGCCTGGACCGACCGCGCGCTGCTCGACGCGGGCGAAGCCTATCTCGCGGCGGCCGACCTTCCCCCTCCCCCGCCCCTGACCACCGAGGATCTCATGGAAACCGTAAAGCTCGCCGTCGTCGGTGCCCATCTCGACGGCATGCCGCTGCATTGGCAGCTTACCTCGCGGGGTGCGCGTCTCGTTGCCAGCACCACCACCGCACCGACCTACAGGCTCTACGCGATCGCCAATTCTACGCCCCCCAAGCCCGCGCTGATCCACGACGCCGGCGGTGCGGCAATCGCGGTCGAGGTCTATGAACTCGACGTCGCCGCATTCGGCAGCTTCGTGGTCGAGGTGCCGGCACCGCTGGCGATCGGCTCGGTCACGCTTGCGGACGGCTCGACCGTGAAGGGCTTCGTCGCCGAACCCCGCGCGATCGAGGGCGCGGCCGACATCACCGCACTCGGCGGCTGGCGCGCCTATATCGAGACGCTGTCTCGCCCGGGGGGCTCATGACCCCGGACGAGCCCCCCCCAGCACCGACGATCGCCGACCTGCAGCGCGCCAAGGCCAGTGCCGAAGCCGCGAACGAGGCGAAGACGCGCTATCTCGTGGCGGTCAGCCACGAGATCCGCTCGCCGCTGAACGTCATCTACGGCTATGCGCAGCTGCTCGAGCGCGACGACGCGATGTCGGGCGCGGAGGCGGGCACGATCATCCGCCGCTCGGCCGAACACGTCACCAATCTCGTCGAGGGCCTGCTCGAAATCTCGCGGATCGAGAGCGGCGTGATGACGATCCGCTCGGACATCGTCGACATCCGCAGCCTGCTCGACCAGGTCGTCGACATGTTCCGCGCGCAGGCCGCTGCCAAGGGCCTCGACCTGACGCTCGTGGTTGCCGACCGGCTGCCCGACCAAGTCAAGGCGGACGAGAAAAGGCTGCGCCAGATCCTGATCAACCTCGTCTCGAACGCGATCAAATATACGCAGACCGGTGGCGTCACGCTGTCGGTTCGCTACCGCAGCCAGGTCGCCGACATCGCGGTCAGCGATACGGGGATCGGTATCGCGCCCGACGATCTCGAACGCGTGTTCGCCCCGTTCGATCGCGGCAGCTCGGCCGAGGCGCAATTGCAGCCCGGCATCGGGCTGGGGCTGGCGATCACCCGCGTGCTCGCCAACGTGCTGGGCGGTGACCTCGGCGTGACCAGTACGCCGGGCGTCGGCAGCGTCTTCCGCTTCCGCGTCATGCTCCCCACGCCAGCGTCCGTGCCGCGCGCGGTCACCCCCGGCGCGCGCATCACCGGCTATCAGGGCCCGCGCCGTCACGTGCTGGTGATCGACGACGACCCAGCGCAGCGCGCCATCCTGCACGCGTTGCTCGGCGGCCTCGGCTTCGTCGTGCATGTCGCGGCGAACGGGGCGGAGGGCATCGCGCTGGCGGCGCGAATCCAGGCCGATATCGTGCTCCTCGACATCCAGATGCCCGGTCTCGACGGATGGGCGGTCGCCGCGCGACTGCGCGAAGCCCATGGATCGTCGCTGCGGATCGTCATGGTCTCCGCCGACGCGCATGAATTCCGCGCGGGCGGCGACGGCCGCAGCAACCACGACGCGTTCGTCACCAAGCCGGTCGAACTCGACGCGCTCGTCGCGCTGATCGGCGCGCAGCTCGACCTGCGCTGGGCCGATACCGGCGTCGCCGCCTCGCCGGAGCCGGTGCCCCTGCCCGCCGCCATGCCCCTGCCAGCCGCGGCCGGTCCGTTCCTCGACCGGTTGCGCGATTGCGCCAGGGCGGGGCATGTGCGCGGGATGCAGAGCGCCATCGATGATCTCGACCAGGCGTTGCCGACCGCCGCGCCGCTGGTCGCGCTGCTCCGGCGCCAGCTGGACGATTTCGACCTCCGCTCGCTGCAGAAGACCATCGACCATGTCACGCACTGAGCCCCCCGAACCGCCCCGGCCGGTCATCCTGGTCGTCGACGACACGCCCGACGCGCTGCGCTTCCTGACCAGCACGCTCGAACAGGCCGGGATGACCGTGCTGATCGCGATCGACGGGCTCACCGCGCTCGACCTCCTCAAGCACACGATCCCCGACATGATCCTGATGGACGCCGTCATGCCCAATCTCGACGGGTTCGGCGCGACCGAGCGGATCAAGGCCGATCCCGCCTTCCAGCATCTGCCGATCATCTTCATGACCGGGCTGACCGATACCGAGCACGTCGTCCGCGGGCTCGATGCCGGTGCAATCGATTTCGTCAGCAAGCCGATCGTGATCGACGAACTGCTCGCGCGGATCCGCGTCCACCTTGCTACCGCGCGCATCGCGCACGGCAGCCAGATGGCGCTCGACATGAGCGGTCGGCCGGCGCTGGCGGTCGACAGCGCGGGCGAGCCACGCTGGCTGACACCGGCCGCGAGCGAGATGCTCGAGCGGCTGTTCCCCAGTCGCCCGTCCGCGCCGGGCCGGCTGCCGGAACCTCTGCGGTCGAGCATCCGCCGCCTGCAGGCGACCCGACCGGCGCCGGGCGCGCGCCTGACGATGGAGACCGACGAAGGCACGCTGGAAGCCGGATTCCTGCGCTGCACGGGGTCCGACCAATGGGTCTTCCGCCTGTCCGAACGGCACGAGGGCAAGGAAAAGCGCCTGCTGGCGGTGCAGCACGGGCTGACCTCGCGCGAATCCGAAGTGCTGCTGTGGATCAGCCGCGGCAAGCAGAACCGCGAAGTCAGCGAGATCCTGCAGATCAGCCCGCGCACCGTGAACAAGCATCTCGAACAGATTTTCGAGAAGATGGGCGTCGAGAACCGCGCGTCCGCCACGGCGATGGCGGTGACGACCCTGGCGCGGTGAGCCGTGACGCGATCCAGGCCGCTCGCGATTATCAACGCGGCTTCGGGGCAACCGGATAGACGATGAAATCCCGGTGGCGATCGATCGCCGGGGCCGACCGCGCTGCCGCCTGCAACGCCGCGATCGCCGAGACGGGAAGCGCCAGGGGGTGCTCCGCGGGATGCGTCGACGCCCGCATCGGATAATCCTGCCCGGGCGTATTCGTCATCTCGATATGCGCGCCGAGCAGCGCCCGGACCGGATGCGTCGCCACGAACGCCGCAAGCCGGTCGACGCTCGCGCGGAACGCGGCGAAGCGGTCGGTCGGCACATACAGCCGCCCCGGATACAGCATGTCGCCCGAGAAGATCAGCCGGGTCCGCGCGTCATAGACCATGATGTGCGCGGGCTCGTGCCCCGGCGTCGGTACGATATCGACCACGCGGCCGCCGAGATCGTAATGGCCGATCCCGTCGGGCCAGCGCGCGATGCCGAAGAAGGCGGCAACCTGTTCCGGCATCAGCCCGACGATCTCGGTATCCGGCCGGTCGCGGAACTCGTCGTCGCCGCCATGATGATCGCCGTGCCCATGCGAATGCGCGACGATCAGCCGGGCGGGACGGTTGCCGTGGCGCCCGCGCCATTCGGCGACCAGCCGGTCGACCGTCGGCCGGATCCGCAGCCCGCCGGCACCGCTGTCGATCAGCAGCGCGCGCTCGCGCCCGAACAGCAGGTACAGGAACGGCGCCTCGAAATTCGTCTTTACCGACTGCCGGATGACGACGGTGTCGGCATCGATCCGCTGGACCTGCGTCTCTGGTTCGGCCGGGCGCGTGCCGTCGATCCATGGCGCAAAGCGCGGCCCGACGGCGCCCGACGTCGCACCCACGACGGACAGCGCGGCGACCCCCAGCGCGGCGGATCGGCAAAGCGCGACGGCGCGGCGCGGGACGGTTGGGGTCATGCGGCGAGGTTTAGCCGCGATGGCGCACGCCGACATACGCCGTTTGACGCACGCACCTGAAAAAGGCCGGGAATATCGTCCGCTTACGTCAAACAACCCATGTCGGTCCGGCGGCAAAGCCCACACTCTGCCCCCAGGCGAACGGCGTCGACATGACGCGCCACCACACACGCCGGAAGCGACGCGCTTCACCGCAAAAGGGCTTTTGAATGGTACCAGGTTTCTATCGCGCAGGCTTATTGTGCGCGACCGCCCTCATGGGCGTCACGGGTGCCCCCGCTCTGGCACAGGACGCTCCGCAGGACAGCAGCAGCAGCAGCGACACCAACGAGATCATCGTCACGGGCAGCCGCCGCACCACGACGCTGCAGGACGCGCCGATGAACATCAGCGCGGTCTCCGCCGCGACGATCGAATCACAGCGCCTAGACGACATCCGCTCGCTCGCCTCGTTCACCCCCGGCGTCACCGTCGCCGACACCGGCCCGGCGTCGACCGGCGGCATCATCCTGCGCGGCATCGCCTCGGGCGATACCAGCGTATTCGGCGCCAACAGCGGCAATTCGGTCGGCGTCTATCTGGGCGAGGTCCCGCTCTACCTCGATTTCAAGCTCATCGACGTCGAACGCGTCGAGGTGCTGCAAGGGCCGCAGGGCACGCTGTATGGCCTCGGCACGCTCGCCGGCGCGGTGCGCTACATCCCCAACCGGCCCGATACGAACAACTTCACCGTCGACGTCCACGGCCGCGGCTATGCGCAGTCGCATTCGGACGAGTTCGGCGGCGTCGGCGACGTCGCGGTCAACGTGCCGATCATCAAGGACCATGTCGCGTTCCGCACCTCGACCGGCTATTACGACAATGCCGGCTTCATCGATTACAACTACCTGCTGCAGCGGCCCGGCGTCTCGAACCCGCAGCCCGGCCGCGCGACCGCAACGTCGACCGGGTCGCTCGGCACGACCGACGACTACGCCGCGAACTTCAGGCGCCGCGAGGACGTCAACTACGAACACACCTTCACCACGCGCAACCAGCTGCTGCTCGAGGTCAATCCCGCCATCAAGGCGTATCTGACCTACGCGCACCAGACCACCAAGACCGGCGGTCGCCAGGCCAATGGCTCGGGCGTGCTCGGCAC
This sequence is a window from Sphingomonas ginsenosidivorax. Protein-coding genes within it:
- a CDS encoding DNA-binding response regulator, with translation MSRTEPPEPPRPVILVVDDTPDALRFLTSTLEQAGMTVLIAIDGLTALDLLKHTIPDMILMDAVMPNLDGFGATERIKADPAFQHLPIIFMTGLTDTEHVVRGLDAGAIDFVSKPIVIDELLARIRVHLATARIAHGSQMALDMSGRPALAVDSAGEPRWLTPAASEMLERLFPSRPSAPGRLPEPLRSSIRRLQATRPAPGARLTMETDEGTLEAGFLRCTGSDQWVFRLSERHEGKEKRLLAVQHGLTSRESEVLLWISRGKQNREVSEILQISPRTVNKHLEQIFEKMGVENRASATAMAVTTLAR
- a CDS encoding MBL fold metallo-hydrolase, whose amino-acid sequence is MTPTVPRRAVALCRSAALGVAALSVVGATSGAVGPRFAPWIDGTRPAEPETQVQRIDADTVVIRQSVKTNFEAPFLYLLFGRERALLIDSGAGGLRIRPTVDRLVAEWRGRHGNRPARLIVAHSHGHGDHHGGDDEFRDRPDTEIVGLMPEQVAAFFGIARWPDGIGHYDLGGRVVDIVPTPGHEPAHIMVYDARTRLIFSGDMLYPGRLYVPTDRFAAFRASVDRLAAFVATHPVRALLGAHIEMTNTPGQDYPMRASTHPAEHPLALPVSAIAALQAAARSAPAIDRHRDFIVYPVAPKPR
- a CDS encoding ATP-binding protein, coding for MTPDEPPPAPTIADLQRAKASAEAANEAKTRYLVAVSHEIRSPLNVIYGYAQLLERDDAMSGAEAGTIIRRSAEHVTNLVEGLLEISRIESGVMTIRSDIVDIRSLLDQVVDMFRAQAAAKGLDLTLVVADRLPDQVKADEKRLRQILINLVSNAIKYTQTGGVTLSVRYRSQVADIAVSDTGIGIAPDDLERVFAPFDRGSSAEAQLQPGIGLGLAITRVLANVLGGDLGVTSTPGVGSVFRFRVMLPTPASVPRAVTPGARITGYQGPRRHVLVIDDDPAQRAILHALLGGLGFVVHVAANGAEGIALAARIQADIVLLDIQMPGLDGWAVAARLREAHGSSLRIVMVSADAHEFRAGGDGRSNHDAFVTKPVELDALVALIGAQLDLRWADTGVAASPEPVPLPAAMPLPAAAGPFLDRLRDCARAGHVRGMQSAIDDLDQALPTAAPLVALLRRQLDDFDLRSLQKTIDHVTH
- the atzF gene encoding allophanate hydrolase, producing MTDLFEAGAIAAAVSAERTDAVTIAREALARIEAYAAIQPAVWITRIADADVIASARAVDARVAAGEVLPLAGVPFAIKDNIDLAGVPTTAACPDFAYIPVASAEVVERLIAAGAIPMGKTNLDQFATGLNGTRSPYGAPACVFNRAYVSGGSSSGSAVAVAAGLVAFALGTDTAGSGRVPAAFNGLVGMKPTKGRWSTTGLVPACRTLDCITVLAHSTADARAVDAAVAGFDAADPYSRPREDRPVTPRRIGVPRPDQRLFLGDAAAEHLYEQALATFAADGAELVDIDMTPLRETAMLLYGGPWVAERTAAARPLLDDHPEAIDPVVCAILEDGRSVSGMEVFEGQYRLAALQRIADAMWQDIDLLALPTTPTIYRIAEMRAAPIALNSNLGLYTNFVNLLDMAALALPAGWRDNRTGFGITLIAPAWTDRALLDAGEAYLAAADLPPPPPLTTEDLMETVKLAVVGAHLDGMPLHWQLTSRGARLVASTTTAPTYRLYAIANSTPPKPALIHDAGGAAIAVEVYELDVAAFGSFVVEVPAPLAIGSVTLADGSTVKGFVAEPRAIEGAADITALGGWRAYIETLSRPGGS